In Aquiflexum balticum DSM 16537, a single genomic region encodes these proteins:
- the purN gene encoding phosphoribosylglycinamide formyltransferase: MKTIAILASGSGTNAEEIMKYFQTSSKGKVVLVASNKKEAFVLERAKKFQVPTHTFNKASLESGELVQKLKDYQVDFVVLAGFLLKIPTNLIQAFPDKIINIHPALLPKYGGKGMYGAKVHEAVKDTGDRESGITIHLVNENYDEGKIIFQAAVPILPEDSAETIAKKVHQLEYKYFPNVIESLL, translated from the coding sequence TTGAAGACCATAGCCATTCTTGCCTCCGGTAGCGGCACCAATGCGGAGGAAATCATGAAATACTTCCAAACTTCCTCCAAAGGAAAAGTAGTTTTGGTAGCATCGAACAAAAAGGAAGCCTTTGTTCTGGAAAGGGCAAAAAAGTTTCAGGTTCCCACCCACACTTTTAACAAAGCATCACTTGAAAGTGGCGAACTTGTCCAGAAGTTGAAAGATTACCAAGTTGATTTCGTGGTTTTGGCAGGCTTTCTTCTCAAAATCCCAACAAACCTGATCCAAGCTTTTCCTGACAAGATTATCAATATCCATCCGGCATTATTGCCCAAATATGGAGGGAAAGGCATGTATGGCGCAAAAGTCCATGAAGCTGTCAAGGACACTGGCGATAGAGAATCCGGAATTACCATCCACCTTGTCAACGAGAATTATGATGAGGGAAAAATAATTTTTCAGGCAGCAGTGCCCATACTTCCCGAAGATTCTGCAGAAACCATCGCAAAAAAAGTCCATCAATTGGAATACAAATACTTCCCAAATGTGATTGAAAGTCTGCTATAA
- a CDS encoding N-acyl-D-amino-acid deacylase family protein: protein MRTNKVLHSGSSTSIFGFLAISSMIFLLLTNCSTKEKPFDFLIQEALVFTGENEEPQLLDIGIKDEFIVFVGKPALNKLKAKRVIEAKGLFVTPGFIDPHTHLESDLSSSEYKSNLSALRQGVTTVFVGNDGNSPIPIGRKLEQWEREGIGTNAGLFVGHGTVRRIVLGLKDKQPTEDELKEMQSLVLKSMEEGAFGLSTGLFYAPGSFAREDEVIALAQIAKEYGGIYDSHIRDESSYSIGLLASIREAINIGEKTGIPVHISHIKALGTDVWGKSNEVIKIIEEAQKNGLVVTANQYPYLASKTSFRATVIPRWVEDGGNEAMLERFRANELRSRLYNEIAENIRKRGGAEALVFSQTQNSAYEGISLKQFAERRNLSEPDAAVAILSEEPGIGVISYNMIEEDLINFMRKDWVVTGSDGGSGHPRKFGSFARKIGYFAMDQNWIELSFAIHQSTAKTARVLGLEKRGEIKEGYYADIAVFDPDKFIDKATFENPHVEAEGISYVFVNGHLTINEGVYTGELKGKPLRLNQHK from the coding sequence ATGAGAACAAACAAAGTCTTGCATTCTGGCTCGTCCACATCAATTTTTGGTTTTCTCGCCATCTCCTCCATGATTTTTTTGCTATTGACAAATTGTTCGACAAAAGAAAAGCCTTTTGACTTCTTAATTCAGGAAGCTTTGGTTTTTACAGGCGAAAATGAGGAACCGCAATTACTTGACATAGGAATTAAGGATGAGTTTATTGTTTTTGTAGGTAAACCCGCTCTAAATAAATTGAAAGCCAAAAGAGTTATTGAAGCTAAAGGTCTTTTTGTGACTCCAGGCTTCATTGATCCCCATACCCATTTGGAAAGTGATCTTTCCAGTTCGGAATATAAATCCAATTTATCAGCTTTGAGGCAAGGGGTGACAACTGTTTTTGTAGGGAATGATGGGAACAGCCCTATTCCCATAGGAAGGAAACTAGAGCAGTGGGAAAGGGAAGGGATCGGAACCAATGCAGGATTGTTCGTTGGGCATGGTACAGTTAGAAGAATTGTTTTAGGGTTGAAGGACAAACAACCTACTGAAGATGAATTGAAAGAAATGCAATCATTGGTTTTGAAATCAATGGAAGAGGGTGCATTTGGATTGTCAACAGGCCTTTTTTATGCTCCGGGAAGTTTTGCAAGAGAAGATGAAGTGATCGCTTTGGCGCAAATAGCCAAGGAATATGGGGGGATTTATGATTCTCATATCAGAGATGAGAGTTCTTACTCCATTGGACTCCTGGCCTCTATTCGAGAAGCAATCAATATCGGTGAAAAGACAGGAATTCCTGTGCATATTTCTCATATCAAGGCCTTAGGGACGGATGTTTGGGGAAAAAGCAATGAAGTGATAAAGATCATTGAAGAAGCCCAAAAGAATGGCCTTGTCGTTACAGCAAACCAATATCCATATCTTGCCTCCAAAACCAGTTTTCGAGCAACGGTAATCCCCAGGTGGGTAGAGGATGGGGGAAATGAAGCCATGTTGGAACGATTTAGGGCAAATGAACTCAGGTCGAGACTCTATAATGAAATTGCTGAAAATATTAGAAAAAGAGGAGGGGCAGAGGCTTTGGTTTTTTCACAAACTCAAAACTCTGCTTATGAAGGAATAAGTCTCAAGCAATTTGCTGAAAGAAGAAATCTTTCTGAGCCCGATGCAGCTGTTGCCATCCTTTCTGAAGAACCAGGGATAGGAGTGATTTCTTATAATATGATCGAAGAGGATTTGATTAATTTTATGCGTAAGGATTGGGTAGTAACAGGCTCAGACGGTGGATCTGGGCATCCGAGAAAATTCGGTTCGTTTGCACGCAAAATTGGATATTTTGCCATGGATCAGAATTGGATTGAATTATCATTTGCTATCCATCAATCCACAGCCAAGACTGCCCGTGTTTTGGGACTAGAAAAAAGAGGAGAAATTAAGGAGGGGTATTATGCTGATATTGCTGTTTTTGATCCCGATAAATTTATTGATAAAGCAACTTTTGAAAACCCACATGTAGAAGCAGAAGGAATTTCTTATGTTTTTGTCAATGGTCATTTAACCATAAATGAAGGCGTTTATACCGGAGAATTAAAAGGTAAACCATTGAGGCTAAATCAGCATAAATAA